The proteins below come from a single Danio aesculapii chromosome 25, fDanAes4.1, whole genome shotgun sequence genomic window:
- the lrtm2b gene encoding leucine-rich repeat and transmembrane domain-containing protein 2 — protein MNILISSGLMTLVSLCGTSTSCPSLCSCNVNQTDCSDLNQLASLDSILEQLPFDTTNLNLSKNNFTTVEPGSFSSLSTLLHLDFSRNILSAINPGCFSNLSGLLHLDLSRNLLSRVSPSSFSHLNSLEFLDLSVNLLVRLPVTLFSDLSSLNELVLRDNRLRELNTDQFKGLTELRRLDLSLNSLSHVPTHLLDGLQNLLWLSLVSNKLKTLDRSSLEPANALQQLLLEGNPWNCNCKLIPLKYWLEWIVYTGGRVDSPNCLFPADLQGKDLASLPMELFRHCYPLQLQTRKPSAPEGHQAPSGDCMRQRYRAVSVRRATATVVVAGVVCSVVCVLMVVTATYGCIYATLVAHQQQQILQRKHQQQQPLMVEKEPAHDEKEDLMPTIGKGAEAMECVGWMAFPPEVCV, from the exons ATGAACATCTTAA TTTCATCAGGTCTGATGACCCTAGTGAGTCTGTGTGGAACATCTACAAGTTGCCCGTCATTGTGTTCCTGCAACGTGAACCAAACAGACTGCAGTGACTTAAACCAATTGGCTTCCTTGGACTCCATCCTAGAGCAGCTTCCATTTGACACAACCAATCTCAACCTCTCCAAAAACAATTTCACCACTGTGGAACCCGGCAGCTTTTCCAGCCTCAGCACTCTGCTACATCTAGACTTCTCTAGAAACATTCTCTCCGCCATCAACCCTGGGTGTTTTTCCAACCTCAGTGGCCTGTTGCATCTCGACCTCTCAAGAAACCTTCTCTCCAGAGTTTCCCCTTCCAGTTTCTCCCATCTGAATAGCCTGGAGTTCCTAGATCTCTCAGTGAACCTTCTTGTGAGGCTCCCGGTTACCCTGTTCTCTGATCTCAGCAGCCTAAATGAACTGGTTCTACGAGACAACAGGCTGAGGGAACTGAACACAGATCAGTTCAAAGGCCTGACTGAACTTAGGCGTCTAGATCTTTCTTTAAACAGCCTCAGCCATGTGCCCACACACCTACTGGATGGGCTCCAGAACCTGCTGTGGCTCTCGCTGGTGAGCAACAAGCTGAAAACTCTTGATCGGTCATCACTGGAGCCTGCCAATGCTCTACAGCAGCTGCTGCTCGAGGGAAACCCCTGGAACTGCAACTGCAAATTAATCCCACTCAAGTATTGGCTGGAATGGATCGTATATACAG GTGGCCGTGTGGATTCCCCCAACTGCTTGTTTCCAGCTGACCTGCAGGGTAAAGATCTTGCCAGCCTCCCAATGGAGTTGTTCAGACACTGTTACCCCCTGCAGCTCCAAACCAGAAAGCCATCCGCCCCCGAGGGCCACCAGGCGCCATCGGGAGACTGTATGCGCCAGCGCTACCGGGCTGTGAGTGTGCGTCGAGCCACGGCCACAGTGGTGGTGGCGGGTGTGGTGTGCAGCGTAGTGTGCGTGTTGATGGTGGTGACGGCCACGTACGGCTGTATCTACGCCACGCTGGTCGCTCACCAACAACAGCAGATACTGCAGAGAAAGCACCAGCAGCAACAGCCACTCATGGTGGAGAAAGAACCAGCGCATGATGAAAAGGAGGATCTGATGCCAACCATCGGAAAGGGCGCCGAAGCTATGGAGTGTGTGGGGTGGATGGCGTTTCCTCCGGAAGTGTGTGTTTAA